The Pirellulales bacterium genome has a window encoding:
- a CDS encoding ferritin-like domain-containing protein, whose product MAASRAEVVELLKTAYSMELETVMNYIANSTNLDGVRAEEIKKSLAADITAEIGHATQLAQRIKQLGGLTPGSKGVKLGNQKQPGEDTTDVIAVIEAVIEAEDAACKQYRKIIQATEGDDYVTQDMCITLLGDEEEHLILFKGFLKEYKKS is encoded by the coding sequence ATGGCAGCTAGCCGTGCGGAAGTCGTCGAACTCTTGAAGACCGCGTATTCGATGGAACTGGAAACCGTGATGAATTACATCGCCAACAGCACCAACCTGGACGGCGTGCGCGCCGAGGAAATTAAAAAATCGCTGGCGGCCGACATCACCGCCGAAATTGGTCATGCCACCCAGTTGGCGCAGCGCATTAAGCAGCTTGGTGGTTTAACGCCCGGCTCCAAGGGCGTGAAGTTGGGAAATCAAAAGCAACCCGGCGAAGATACGACCGACGTCATCGCCGTGATCGAAGCGGTCATCGAAGCCGAAGACGCCGCTTGCAAGCAGTACCGAAAAATTATCCAGGCCACCGAAGGCGACGATTACGTCACGCAAGATATGTGCATCACACTCTTGGGCGACGAAGAAGAACACCTGATTCTGTTCAAAGGCTTTTTGAAAGAATACAAGAAGTCGTAA
- a CDS encoding HEAT repeat domain-containing protein: MSDTKHSQRSPLSPDDALPPVEPPSAGFLVQLFLIPGLIVAIIVVVWLLFHWLAQMGNDPREYVKKLRGNNEVRWQAAVNLAGVLHGSAGDEIKRDAAVATDLGQILSDEIAAASTDERSINLRIYLCRALGEFQVEAALPPLLTAAATQHSDVEIGVRRAAVHGLASLAANLQAAQPGWKNSELVATLITDSKSDVDNLRAESAFALGVLDDVQATQRLTQMLDDPHPDARFNAATGLALQGNQAALPVLLEMLDADQHLATEEEQPENRREKEALVNISGLKALAQLADANSTVDLSQAQPAVERLAKSDIPEIRENAVALREKLQRRQTKQPAAASPPGASSTHSIISTTFTQDHFFGELSYGS; encoded by the coding sequence ATGTCTGATACCAAGCACTCCCAGCGCAGCCCACTTTCGCCCGACGATGCCCTCCCGCCGGTGGAACCGCCCAGTGCCGGCTTCCTGGTGCAATTGTTTTTGATCCCTGGCCTGATCGTGGCCATTATCGTCGTCGTGTGGCTATTGTTCCATTGGCTGGCGCAAATGGGCAACGATCCACGGGAATACGTGAAGAAGTTGCGGGGCAACAACGAGGTCCGCTGGCAAGCCGCCGTAAATTTGGCCGGCGTGTTGCACGGCTCCGCCGGAGATGAAATCAAGCGCGACGCCGCCGTCGCCACGGACCTGGGCCAAATTCTCAGCGATGAAATTGCCGCCGCCAGCACGGACGAACGATCGATCAATCTGCGAATTTATTTATGCCGGGCGCTGGGCGAATTTCAAGTGGAAGCGGCTTTGCCGCCCCTGTTAACCGCCGCCGCCACCCAACACTCCGATGTGGAAATCGGCGTGCGCCGCGCCGCAGTTCACGGCCTGGCCTCGCTAGCCGCCAATTTGCAAGCGGCGCAACCAGGGTGGAAAAATTCCGAGCTTGTCGCCACGCTGATCACCGACTCCAAGTCAGATGTCGATAATCTACGGGCCGAAAGCGCGTTTGCTTTGGGTGTGCTTGATGATGTCCAAGCAACGCAGCGGCTGACGCAAATGCTGGACGATCCGCATCCCGATGCCCGCTTTAACGCTGCCACCGGCTTGGCGCTGCAAGGCAATCAGGCGGCCCTGCCCGTGCTTTTGGAAATGCTCGACGCCGATCAGCATTTGGCCACCGAGGAAGAGCAGCCGGAAAATCGCCGGGAGAAGGAAGCGCTGGTCAACATCAGCGGGCTAAAAGCCCTGGCCCAACTGGCAGACGCAAATTCGACGGTCGATTTGAGCCAGGCGCAGCCGGCGGTGGAGCGATTGGCAAAATCCGATATTCCTGAAATTCGGGAAAACGCCGTGGCCTTGCGAGAAAAACTGCAGCGCCGCCAAACCAAGCAACCCGCCGCGGCTTCGCCGCCCGGCGCATCATCCACGCACTCTATCATCTCGACAACATTTACTCAGGACCATTTTTTTGGAGAACTTAGTTATGGCAGCTAG
- a CDS encoding lipoate--protein ligase family protein codes for MKLLELTLASPAENLALDEALLDVEEIGSGDAGEVLRLWEPREMMVVAGSSSHLPDEVNLDACARRGVPVLRRASGGATILAGPGCLMYAVVLSYQQRPELRAIDRAHQFVLNTLVTALNRALSVHNLPLPLGEGRGEGAVGRQPLTVSRAGISDLVLGDKKFSGNSLRCKRSHFLYHGTLLYSFPLEKIGELLNMPARQPAYREHRSHTDFLTNLPLDVAALRQALISAFSATEKCAVWPRAVTAQLAAEKYSRAEWNERL; via the coding sequence ATGAAACTGCTTGAACTCACTCTTGCGTCGCCAGCCGAGAATTTAGCGCTGGATGAAGCGCTGCTAGATGTCGAGGAAATCGGTTCCGGCGACGCCGGCGAAGTGCTGCGCTTGTGGGAACCGCGTGAAATGATGGTGGTGGCGGGAAGTTCTTCACACTTACCCGACGAAGTGAATTTGGATGCTTGCGCCCGGCGCGGCGTGCCGGTGTTGCGCCGTGCCAGCGGCGGCGCCACAATTTTGGCAGGCCCCGGCTGTTTGATGTACGCCGTGGTGTTGAGTTACCAACAACGACCAGAACTGCGAGCCATCGATCGTGCCCATCAATTCGTCTTGAATACACTCGTCACGGCGCTAAATCGCGCACTAAGCGTCCATAATCTCCCTCTCCCTTTGGGAGAGGGCCGGGGTGAGGGTGCTGTTGGCCGCCAACCGCTTACCGTTTCGCGCGCAGGCATCAGCGATTTGGTGTTGGGCGATAAAAAATTCTCCGGCAATAGTTTGCGCTGCAAACGCAGTCACTTTCTGTACCACGGCACGCTGCTGTACAGCTTCCCGCTGGAAAAGATCGGCGAGTTGTTGAACATGCCCGCGCGGCAGCCAGCGTATCGCGAACATCGCAGCCACACGGATTTTCTTACCAATCTGCCGCTGGATGTTGCGGCACTCCGCCAAGCATTGATTTCAGCTTTTTCCGCCACTGAAAAATGTGCGGTTTGGCCCCGCGCTGTTACTGCCCAACTCGCCGCGGAAAAATATAGCCGCGCCGAATGGAACGAACGGCTGTAA
- a CDS encoding glutamine amidotransferase, producing MNGWTCNPVGGYGLVTVTAAVLLVVMMLTNPQMRRLNPMRRWTLVALRLAVFLLVIAALLRPTRIFTEIRERPATLVLLADRSKSMQTEDAFGDRTRWDALRETISQSLSQLSNMGEKLDVKVYTFDRELSPVEFSHGKLDLGKSADGPETAIGAALDDVLRRESGKRLAGVILFSDGAQQAYPPRDLQPQLPARRLNDMPAPLFTITFGQDRSANQSRDVAITDLVVSPSVFIKNELSIAGTARINGLVNQPIPVQVLFETSPGKMEPVASTVLRANQNGEQIKFELSYIPQTPGERKITLRAEPQPGERITTNNELSTFVNVLDGGLNVLYLEGEPRSEISKLRRSLGMSPDIKVDFVYFDKKDRQRWPINMADRLAQGKYNVYIIGDLDSSVFRPEDLQLLRDDVLHGAGLIMLGGFHSFWGGGYQKTALADVLPLQVRPVDQLARQDFDAPFREDLHLKPVPLPNGPGPNKTGVQMLPDKRFGYEPPMRLAAPDQNLAAWQKLPPLEGANKFEALKPAARPLAVTSDGQPLLVAAEPGNGRVLAFAGDSTWRWFMQGFEKEHKRFWRQVVLWLAKKDDTDEQKVWIKLEQRHFPPGARIEFSAGARTTEGEPIEGAAFTATLLSHDGVKQPIALTRQADQYVGQLRNVIEPGDYSISVQATKDGALLGETKARFVVFEQDLELENAAARPELMASLAKLTAESGGEAVAPEQLLDLLKRIKEQPRDRQVATETKFTPWDSPPFFLIVVGLLCAEWYLRKRWGWV from the coding sequence ATGAACGGCTGGACTTGCAATCCGGTGGGCGGTTACGGCCTAGTCACGGTCACGGCGGCTGTGTTGCTCGTGGTGATGATGCTCACCAATCCGCAGATGCGGCGGCTCAATCCCATGCGGCGATGGACCTTGGTGGCCCTGCGGTTGGCGGTGTTTCTGCTGGTGATTGCCGCGCTCTTGCGCCCCACGCGAATTTTCACCGAAATCCGCGAACGCCCTGCCACGTTGGTGTTGTTGGCCGATCGCTCCAAAAGCATGCAAACCGAAGATGCCTTTGGCGACCGTACTCGTTGGGACGCGCTGCGCGAAACCATCTCGCAGTCGTTGTCGCAGTTATCGAACATGGGGGAAAAACTCGATGTGAAGGTGTATACCTTCGATCGTGAACTTTCGCCGGTCGAGTTTTCTCACGGCAAACTTGACCTGGGAAAATCCGCCGACGGCCCGGAAACGGCCATCGGCGCGGCACTCGATGACGTGCTGCGGCGCGAAAGCGGCAAGCGGTTGGCCGGCGTTATTTTGTTTTCTGATGGCGCCCAGCAGGCTTATCCGCCCCGCGATCTGCAACCGCAATTGCCGGCTCGTCGCTTGAACGACATGCCCGCCCCGCTGTTTACCATCACCTTCGGGCAAGATCGCTCGGCCAATCAATCGCGCGACGTGGCCATTACGGATTTGGTCGTCAGCCCCAGCGTGTTCATCAAAAACGAACTCAGCATTGCCGGCACCGCCCGCATCAACGGGCTGGTCAATCAGCCCATTCCCGTGCAGGTGCTGTTCGAAACATCACCGGGAAAAATGGAGCCCGTGGCGTCTACGGTGCTGCGGGCCAATCAAAACGGCGAACAAATCAAATTCGAGCTCAGCTACATTCCGCAAACGCCCGGCGAGCGAAAAATTACCCTCCGGGCCGAGCCGCAACCCGGCGAACGCATCACCACCAATAACGAGCTCAGCACGTTTGTGAATGTGCTGGATGGCGGTTTGAACGTGTTGTATTTGGAGGGCGAGCCGCGATCGGAAATTTCAAAACTCCGACGCTCCTTAGGCATGTCGCCCGATATCAAAGTTGATTTTGTCTATTTCGACAAGAAAGATCGCCAGCGCTGGCCCATCAACATGGCCGATCGGTTGGCGCAAGGCAAATACAACGTGTACATCATCGGCGATTTAGATTCGTCGGTGTTTCGTCCGGAAGATTTGCAATTGCTGCGCGACGATGTGTTGCACGGCGCCGGCTTAATCATGCTGGGCGGATTTCACAGTTTTTGGGGCGGCGGCTATCAAAAAACCGCCCTGGCCGATGTGCTGCCCCTGCAAGTGCGGCCCGTCGACCAATTGGCCCGGCAAGATTTCGATGCTCCCTTTCGTGAAGATTTGCATTTGAAACCCGTGCCGCTTCCCAACGGTCCCGGGCCGAATAAAACCGGCGTACAAATGCTGCCCGACAAGCGATTCGGTTATGAGCCGCCGATGCGATTGGCCGCACCCGATCAAAACCTGGCCGCTTGGCAAAAGTTGCCGCCGCTGGAAGGCGCCAATAAGTTTGAGGCGCTTAAGCCCGCCGCCCGGCCGCTGGCGGTAACTTCCGATGGCCAGCCGCTGCTGGTGGCGGCCGAGCCCGGCAATGGGCGTGTGCTGGCCTTCGCCGGCGATTCCACCTGGCGCTGGTTCATGCAGGGTTTTGAGAAAGAGCACAAACGCTTTTGGCGGCAAGTTGTGTTGTGGCTGGCCAAAAAAGACGATACCGACGAGCAAAAAGTGTGGATCAAGCTTGAGCAGCGGCATTTTCCGCCAGGGGCCCGCATCGAGTTTTCCGCCGGCGCGCGGACCACCGAAGGCGAGCCAATCGAAGGCGCCGCTTTCACCGCCACACTGCTCTCCCACGATGGCGTCAAACAGCCCATAGCACTTACCCGGCAAGCCGATCAATACGTGGGGCAATTGCGCAACGTGATCGAGCCGGGCGATTATTCCATTTCGGTGCAGGCCACCAAAGACGGCGCGCTGCTGGGCGAAACCAAAGCCCGTTTCGTCGTCTTCGAGCAAGATTTAGAGTTGGAAAACGCCGCCGCCCGCCCGGAACTGATGGCCAGCCTCGCCAAACTCACTGCCGAAAGCGGCGGCGAAGCCGTGGCGCCGGAACAATTGCTCGATTTGCTCAAACGCATCAAGGAGCAGCCCCGCGACCGACAGGTGGCCACCGAAACCAAATTCACCCCCTGGGACAGCCCGCCATTCTTCTTAATCGTCGTCGGCCTGCTCTGCGCCGAGTGGTACCTCCGCAAACGCTGGGGCTGGGTGTAG